Sequence from the Panicum virgatum strain AP13 chromosome 5N, P.virgatum_v5, whole genome shotgun sequence genome:
CCCGGAGCCAATGCGCCTCCATGCAGCCGTCGCCCGCGTCCACCACCGCCAGCGCCGGCGACGCGGCGTGCAGCTTCGGGGCCATGTACTCCTCCCCGTCGACGCTGCCGCAGGCGACCGCGGTGCTCACGCGCTACgacggcgcggcgacggcgccacttccaccgccaccaccgccgcaacagcagcagcaacaagcgTCTTCGCTCGCGGAGTTCTCCCACGCCCCGCCGCAacaggccgccgccaccaccaccatcaacAGCTGGGCCGGTGGCCTGGCCATCGACGACATGTTCCTGCCCGAgctcctcggggtcggcgactTCCTGCCCGGCGACATCTTCGGCGTCGGGCTCGCGCCGCAGCTCCAGGCGGACAGGGCGTCGTCCCTGCAGGAGCTCGCGGCGTGCTACTTCCCcagcgcgcaggcggcggagaTGTGGGCTGCCGCGGATCAcgtcaagccgccgccgcaggccggcCTGTGCCACAGCTTGACCTGACCGAGAGAGGGCGCACTAACGCTCCGCCGTCCACCCGCGGAAGCTCCGGCAATGACTCACGGCTAGCTAGCTCCTCTTGCTAGCAAGCTCCTGGCTCTCCCTGTGTCGTCCATGGATCTCTCCGGCCATGAGGTCATTACACATGTACATTATCTTATATTCTTATGGTCTGTGGCTGCTAGCACCATGTCATAGAGGAAATTATGAGCAGATGTGGATTGATGCCAATTCGCCATTGCGCTAGCTTGGCTTCTGTTCAGCCTCTACCAACCAGTCAGTCACTGTTCAAAACTATTCCTCTTCTCCGTGCCGTTGTTTCCGACTGTGACAATGACACATTGACATGGCAGGGCTCGCTCGCTCTCCCCAGGCCCCAGCTGCATGCCTGCCCCACAAGCTTAGAGATGAGGTCGTAGTTTTTCCGAGCAGCAACCAAGTCGCCTCAAGTCTAAGCACCCAATTAGTTCACGTAGAATTATACTACTGGTAGTCGTAATAGAGCCGCGATCGACCTGTCATGTCACTTCGGCGACTGTCAAATCGCCATCTGGATTTAATACCCCCGCGCCTTGCGTGGGCGCTACGTGCTTGCGACCTGAGTGGCTACGAGAGAGAAGCGCTGGGTGCGCCGGCCCTGCATGTGTTCGCGTCGATCCCCTCGTCATGATCGCGCGtgatgacggcggcggccggcgaggaggcgacgGAGCCCcgggcgcggggggggggggggggggggggtgttggtgcgcgcgcgcggcacCGGCAGGCATGGAGCGCAACATGAGGCTCGCGTGCATGGGGTACCAGGACCAGCGCCGCACGCGGACCGGGTCCTCGCCCGCCGACCCGTTGGATGCGGTCGATCGGCCGGCGCCAATCACCGGCAGAAAACGTAACGAGGCGTGTGGACGGAAGCAAAGCTCTTGGGAAGGGGATGATTGGGTTGGATTCCCTGACCCCTGTTTACATATACCAAACCACGTTGCATTTGATTAGTATACTACTTTTCCCGTCTGGTTCCAGTACTTGATCTTTGTCACGTCCCGATGATTGCCCCCCTTGGAGCACATCCGCACATGGGCGTTGGGATTGTTAGCGTGGGATAAACTACTAGGCAGCCACATTTAGGCACGTCCCCCATTGTTTATGGCAGGGATGTTCCGACACTTGTCCACGAAGAGATCGAAAAAGTGACCGTCTAGCTCCGGTCTTAGCTAGAATGGCCGTGTCTAACTGTCAGCTTCAAAGAAGCTTCCTTGccatgcacgcacgcacgcgatTAGCCCCACCCGTAACAGGCATCAATTATACCGAGCAGTTCTCACTCGATCGTCGTCGTCAAAAAGACTCATCCGCACCGTACGACAGTCCTTTTTTTTgtat
This genomic interval carries:
- the LOC120675284 gene encoding transcription factor RAX2-like, producing MGRAPCCDKTSVKRGPWSPEEDELLRSYVQNHGTGGNWIALPHKAGLNRCGKSCRLRWLNYLRPDIKHGGYTEQEDRIICSLYNSIGSRWSIIASKLPGRTDNDVKNYWNTKLKKKAVAMHSQQQQQEYYNHHQQQQGSGGRARRGAGTPRSQCASMQPSPASTTASAGDAACSFGAMYSSPSTLPQATAVLTRYDGAATAPLPPPPPPQQQQQQASSLAEFSHAPPQQAAATTTINSWAGGLAIDDMFLPELLGVGDFLPGDIFGVGLAPQLQADRASSLQELAACYFPSAQAAEMWAAADHVKPPPQAGLCHSLT